One stretch of Flavobacteriales bacterium DNA includes these proteins:
- a CDS encoding helix-turn-helix transcriptional regulator produces MNQLISDDTIILTKREREVLEVIMREKSIKQIAEELFISEKTVELHRSNLFVKLDVKNITGLVKKAIALNLLDD; encoded by the coding sequence ATGAACCAACTCATCTCTGACGACACAATTATTCTTACTAAAAGAGAGCGAGAGGTACTTGAGGTTATCATGCGAGAGAAATCGATCAAACAAATTGCTGAGGAACTTTTTATTTCTGAGAAAACCGTGGAATTACATCGTAGTAATCTTTTCGTTAAACTCGATGTAAAAAACATTACGGGCTTAGTTAAAAAGGCTATTGCTTTGAACCTTTTGGACGACTAA
- a CDS encoding SMP-30/gluconolactonase/LRE family protein: protein MRTTNLLKAIVASSIFLLFQSCQLTPLSWNPPSLSNSINTSDNDLLKSSQHLSIGKWYGPEDIAIGKDGYIYCGVHINKKNFKNGRILKIDTSGNISTFCNTGSWVTGLHFDDQHNLIACDQKRGLISIDTTGNITILAQKDETEQPFLIPNDVDIATNGTIYFSNTSSNVSFSRKHARKILMEVRPDGGLYAYTPSTKKITTLIDSSFFGNGVAVSQNDEFVLMADLTKYRILRYWLKGEHSGKTDIFIDNLPGFPNGISRRKDGSFWLGFTTKRDPLLDKIHSKTTIKKMIYALPMWLQPKQKPYGMLMHLSENGNILKTYYDTSGKIVSEVSSIEEHKGILYMGGDLLNHINQYNIQE, encoded by the coding sequence ATGAGAACTACAAATCTATTAAAGGCTATTGTAGCCAGCAGCATCTTTCTACTGTTTCAATCATGTCAACTAACCCCCTTATCATGGAATCCTCCATCACTTTCAAATAGCATAAACACATCTGACAACGATTTACTGAAATCAAGTCAGCACCTAAGTATCGGAAAATGGTATGGACCAGAAGATATAGCTATTGGGAAAGATGGTTACATCTATTGTGGTGTTCATATAAACAAGAAGAATTTCAAAAACGGTAGAATTCTAAAAATTGATACAAGTGGTAATATTTCAACTTTTTGTAATACTGGTTCTTGGGTAACTGGCTTACATTTTGATGACCAACATAACCTTATTGCTTGTGATCAAAAAAGAGGACTTATTTCAATTGACACCACTGGTAACATTACTATACTTGCACAAAAAGATGAAACTGAGCAACCTTTTTTAATCCCCAACGATGTTGACATTGCAACAAATGGGACTATTTACTTTTCCAACACTTCTTCTAATGTTTCATTTAGCAGAAAACATGCTCGAAAAATATTAATGGAGGTACGACCAGACGGTGGACTATATGCATACACACCTAGCACTAAAAAAATCACTACTTTAATTGACAGTTCTTTTTTTGGAAATGGAGTTGCAGTGTCTCAAAATGATGAATTTGTTTTAATGGCTGATTTGACTAAATATAGAATCTTAAGGTACTGGTTAAAAGGAGAACACAGCGGAAAAACAGATATTTTCATTGACAATCTACCAGGTTTTCCTAATGGAATATCTAGAAGAAAGGATGGTAGTTTTTGGTTAGGTTTCACAACTAAAAGAGACCCTTTACTTGACAAAATTCATTCTAAAACAACCATCAAAAAAATGATTTATGCATTACCAATGTGGCTACAACCTAAACAAAAACCTTATGGAATGCTTATGCACTTATCGGAAAATGGTAATATATTAAAAACCTATTACGATACTTCTGGAAAAATTGTTTCCGAAGTCAGTTCTATTGAAGAGCATAAGGGAATTCTATATATGGGGGGAGATTTACTCAATCATATTAACCAATATAATATACAAGAATAA
- a CDS encoding RNA polymerase sigma factor: protein MQLFSKNITKLSDEQLMVLYIQKGHNKYIEEIYKRYSPKLLGYFFRMLNGDHQKAQDLLQDLFLKVIEKKQQFDPSKKLYTWLFTIASNSFKSDYRKLSNRNTTRDLPIEKTPLQYDENLFDRKEFKIALRQGINLLTSKQKATFILRYHVGFSVKEIAEITAVSEGTVKSRIYYATQQVSEYIKEFSPINEPHIFKHN from the coding sequence GTGCAACTTTTTTCTAAAAATATAACCAAGTTATCTGATGAACAGTTGATGGTTCTTTACATTCAAAAAGGCCACAACAAATACATCGAAGAGATCTACAAAAGATATAGCCCAAAACTACTGGGTTATTTCTTTCGTATGTTGAATGGGGATCATCAAAAAGCGCAAGATTTATTACAAGATTTATTTTTAAAGGTTATTGAAAAGAAACAGCAATTTGATCCTTCTAAAAAACTTTATACCTGGCTCTTCACCATTGCTAGCAACTCTTTCAAATCGGACTACAGAAAGCTTTCCAATCGCAATACAACGCGTGATTTACCTATTGAAAAAACACCCTTGCAATACGACGAAAACCTTTTTGACCGGAAAGAGTTTAAAATTGCTTTGAGACAAGGGATCAATTTGTTGACATCTAAACAAAAAGCGACTTTCATTCTTAGGTATCACGTGGGGTTCTCTGTAAAAGAAATTGCGGAAATCACAGCTGTCTCTGAGGGAACAGTCAAATCTCGAATTTATTATGCGACACAGCAAGTCAGTGAATACATTAAAGAATTTTCTCCAATAAACGAACCGCATATTTTTAAACATAATTAA
- a CDS encoding tetratricopeptide repeat protein, producing the protein MKRFFLLFSYFLIALPYCTQNAVLDSLTAAIRPQVNDSSQAILHNDIAHEFVKLSLYDEAKSHYQKVLTISQATNFKKGIWSYWSGMATILLNENKLNEALVSYSQLEQQMQEDHADSSSLGVLYASIANVHDALSNYNKAVEYNNKALTIFKDNNPPYEAIILGNLGSIYFKNDDYQNAIKHHEQSLAIKKVHSSDHSIGTGLLNYAQVYDRTKNYPKAIAILQESILYLERCNDQAGLALCYTSLGLCYVSLSDSTYNDSILLNNTNNDQLLTPKELLAKAYEYEEKAISIFEKMGENFQIGHAYNGIGTVLVNQNKPKEAIAYYLLSYNQFKDSKLETAKAAAEGLAEAYKDLKQYQLAYQWLQKMHHIQDTIDQQTNAIELGRQQANMIYQQEKEIADLKHKQELSRAQLLFIQEKNLLKTQRDNRNKWILILILLFLFTFISFYFIRKNLRTRNMLLETEQQQTVLLSTIEGEEQERERIALELHDGVASAITGLRLKVTTGTVEPSELEQQLTAINTEIRTISHQLAPPPTKDFINVESFFERLISEAFSKHEISLTCYPENDIFTIENQAITNLYRVIQELFQNITKHAQANAVSISYSREQNELNIIIEDNGIGFDSAITKKGIGFENIKKRLLPLNGQLTIDTALGRGTCIIIQINNL; encoded by the coding sequence ATGAAGCGATTTTTTCTCTTATTCTCCTATTTTCTGATCGCTCTACCTTACTGTACACAAAATGCTGTTTTAGACTCTTTAACTGCTGCAATCCGTCCCCAGGTAAACGATTCATCTCAAGCAATACTCCATAATGACATCGCACATGAATTTGTCAAGTTATCCTTATATGACGAAGCAAAATCACACTATCAAAAGGTATTGACAATCTCTCAGGCTACCAACTTTAAAAAAGGGATATGGTCGTATTGGTCTGGAATGGCTACCATACTCCTCAATGAAAATAAATTAAACGAAGCATTAGTCAGTTACTCCCAACTGGAACAGCAAATGCAGGAAGACCATGCTGACAGTTCTAGCCTTGGTGTACTATATGCGAGTATAGCAAACGTTCACGATGCACTTTCTAACTACAACAAGGCTGTTGAATACAACAACAAGGCACTAACCATTTTTAAAGACAACAACCCTCCTTATGAAGCAATTATTTTGGGAAACTTGGGGAGTATTTACTTTAAAAATGATGATTATCAAAATGCCATTAAACACCATGAGCAATCGTTAGCAATAAAGAAAGTACACTCTTCAGATCACAGCATCGGGACTGGTCTCTTGAACTACGCTCAGGTATATGATCGAACAAAGAATTACCCCAAGGCAATCGCTATTCTACAGGAGAGCATCCTTTATTTAGAACGGTGTAACGACCAAGCTGGACTGGCCTTATGCTACACCTCTCTAGGCCTTTGTTATGTAAGCCTTTCAGACAGCACTTACAATGATTCTATTCTTCTTAACAACACCAACAATGATCAACTGCTTACCCCTAAAGAGCTGCTAGCAAAAGCCTATGAATATGAAGAAAAAGCTATTTCCATCTTTGAGAAAATGGGGGAAAACTTTCAAATAGGACATGCTTACAATGGTATAGGAACTGTACTTGTTAATCAAAATAAGCCCAAAGAAGCTATAGCATACTATTTGTTATCCTATAATCAATTCAAAGATTCCAAATTAGAAACAGCTAAAGCTGCTGCTGAAGGTTTGGCCGAAGCTTATAAGGACTTAAAGCAATATCAGTTAGCCTATCAATGGCTCCAAAAGATGCATCATATTCAGGATACAATTGACCAACAAACCAATGCTATTGAGCTTGGCAGGCAACAAGCCAACATGATCTATCAACAAGAAAAAGAAATTGCTGATCTAAAACACAAACAAGAATTGTCAAGAGCTCAACTTTTATTTATTCAAGAAAAAAACCTACTTAAAACACAACGGGACAACCGTAACAAGTGGATACTAATATTAATTCTATTATTCTTGTTTACTTTTATCAGCTTTTACTTCATTCGAAAAAACCTTCGGACAAGAAACATGCTTTTAGAGACAGAGCAACAACAAACAGTACTGCTGTCAACAATCGAGGGAGAAGAACAAGAACGAGAGAGAATTGCTTTAGAGTTGCATGATGGGGTAGCCAGTGCAATAACTGGCCTACGTTTAAAAGTAACAACAGGAACGGTCGAACCTAGCGAGCTTGAACAACAGCTTACCGCAATCAACACTGAAATCAGAACTATTTCTCACCAACTGGCTCCTCCTCCAACTAAAGATTTTATTAATGTTGAATCTTTTTTTGAACGCTTAATTAGCGAAGCGTTTTCAAAACATGAAATTTCCTTAACTTGTTATCCCGAAAATGATATTTTTACTATAGAAAATCAAGCAATAACAAACCTATACCGAGTTATTCAAGAGTTATTTCAGAACATCACCAAACATGCTCAAGCTAATGCAGTTAGTATTTCTTATAGTAGAGAACAAAATGAATTGAACATTATCATTGAAGATAACGGGATTGGATTTGATAGTGCTATCACAAAAAAAGGAATTGGATTTGAGAATATTAAAAAAAGGTTGTTACCTTTAAATGGACAATTAACTATTGATACTGCCCTCGGTCGCGGAACTTGTATAATCATTCAAATCAATAACCTATGA
- a CDS encoding ATP-binding protein, translating to MFFAKNKALIIEKQPRSYPVRGFIEILEDKNNEYSIHDIIKKDCLFVRSNKLNMGFTTSAYWYKLSITNPTHVTQSLILSIMYPDLNELDFYETSNQCILRSIQTGESRPFNNRILIHRNYLFPIDFLPKSSLTFYIKAYNNGDSVNLPLKLSEQATFFIEDQLQTTINWLFYGVYLAVILLSLFLFIISKRKLYLDYFLYAFFFSLFILNLDGFSRQLLWPNYPWWSNHSTVLFASLGNLFLLSLTKRFLIFKSLEKLRASHRIIYLFQILCFIASILSLFNQEFLLISIYLLNLFYPSTVILIIILSIKSIQQGNALAYYFLIGFSLFFICIVLFQLSDTGIIQSSFLNSSSIFRIGLISEGICLTLAAIDQYRKEIEKVTHTLRIQNQALTIAQNQAENANRLKGVFLSNMSHEIRSPLHIINGYIQLFLQGKIAETDKVNIFHLIKKNAKILLQLIDDIIDISKIEANQLQLNLKFFDLSVFFSEIYEEFKNTKQTVVLSIAIQKYDPFEYFFYTDQLRLKQIISNLINNAYKYTDKGEIIVGYTHQDNQLTFFVKDTGKGIPNNKIDQIFDRFNKLDQSEGTGIGLAISKELVILLNGKIWVESTPNQGTSFYFNLPINFPQKEKVCIQPSNHQNLKHNLPYNWKGKTILIAEDKDESYWLLKQHLEDTEVNLIWAKNGVEAVNLYCSYDNIDLILMDINMPIMNGFEALKAIRQVNPDVPVFSQTAYGLNDEIEKCKNAGFNEYIPKPIDLQTISNTINKYLKL from the coding sequence ATGTTTTTCGCTAAAAATAAAGCATTAATTATTGAAAAACAGCCAAGAAGCTATCCTGTCCGAGGCTTTATTGAAATACTAGAAGACAAAAACAACGAGTACTCTATCCATGATATTATAAAAAAAGACTGTTTATTCGTTCGTTCCAATAAATTAAACATGGGATTTACGACCTCCGCCTATTGGTATAAACTTTCCATTACAAACCCTACTCACGTAACACAATCTTTGATCTTAAGTATCATGTATCCTGACCTTAATGAGCTAGATTTCTATGAGACATCCAACCAATGTATTCTTAGGTCTATCCAAACAGGTGAATCTAGGCCGTTTAACAACAGGATATTGATACATCGTAACTACCTCTTCCCCATAGATTTTCTCCCTAAAAGTTCGCTCACATTCTATATCAAAGCATATAACAATGGGGATTCTGTTAATTTACCCCTTAAGCTATCGGAACAAGCCACATTTTTTATAGAAGATCAACTGCAAACAACTATCAATTGGCTTTTTTATGGCGTTTATTTGGCTGTTATATTACTCAGTCTTTTTTTGTTTATAATCAGTAAAAGAAAATTATATCTTGATTATTTTTTATATGCCTTTTTCTTCTCATTATTCATCTTAAACTTAGACGGTTTTTCTCGTCAACTACTATGGCCTAACTACCCTTGGTGGTCCAACCACTCTACTGTCCTTTTTGCTAGTCTAGGCAACCTATTTTTATTATCACTTACGAAACGTTTTTTAATTTTCAAAAGCCTTGAAAAGCTTCGAGCATCGCATCGCATCATTTACCTGTTTCAAATACTATGCTTCATAGCAAGCATCCTATCCCTATTTAATCAAGAATTCTTACTTATAAGTATCTATTTATTAAATCTTTTTTACCCCTCAACAGTTATTCTTATCATTATTCTATCCATTAAATCGATACAGCAAGGAAACGCTCTAGCCTATTACTTTTTAATTGGATTTTCATTATTTTTTATTTGCATTGTGTTATTTCAACTGTCAGACACAGGGATCATTCAATCTTCATTTTTAAATTCGAGTAGCATATTTAGAATAGGTTTAATCAGCGAAGGCATCTGTTTAACCCTTGCTGCTATTGATCAATATCGTAAAGAAATTGAAAAAGTTACCCATACCTTAAGGATACAAAACCAAGCATTGACAATTGCTCAAAACCAAGCAGAAAATGCTAATCGATTAAAAGGCGTTTTTTTATCCAACATGTCACACGAAATAAGATCTCCTTTACATATCATTAATGGATATATCCAATTGTTTTTACAAGGAAAAATAGCAGAAACTGATAAAGTCAACATTTTTCATTTAATAAAAAAAAATGCCAAAATATTACTACAACTCATCGATGACATTATCGACATCTCTAAAATTGAAGCGAATCAACTTCAATTAAATTTGAAGTTTTTTGATTTATCCGTCTTTTTTTCTGAGATCTATGAAGAGTTTAAAAATACAAAACAAACGGTTGTATTAAGTATCGCAATTCAAAAGTATGATCCTTTCGAATATTTTTTTTACACCGATCAACTTAGGTTAAAGCAAATTATTAGCAACCTCATCAACAATGCTTATAAATACACAGATAAAGGGGAAATAATTGTAGGATACACCCATCAAGACAACCAATTAACTTTCTTTGTAAAAGACACTGGGAAAGGCATACCTAACAACAAAATAGATCAAATTTTTGACCGATTTAACAAACTGGATCAATCTGAGGGGACTGGGATTGGACTTGCTATTTCCAAAGAATTAGTCATCCTCTTAAATGGTAAAATATGGGTTGAGTCCACTCCCAATCAGGGAACCTCTTTTTATTTTAACCTACCAATTAACTTCCCCCAAAAAGAAAAAGTTTGTATTCAACCCTCTAATCATCAAAACTTAAAGCATAATCTACCTTATAACTGGAAAGGAAAAACCATTTTAATAGCAGAGGATAAAGATGAAAGTTATTGGTTATTAAAACAACATTTAGAAGATACCGAAGTCAACCTTATATGGGCAAAAAACGGCGTAGAAGCAGTTAATTTGTATTGCTCTTATGATAATATTGACTTGATATTAATGGACATTAACATGCCGATTATGAATGGGTTTGAAGCATTAAAAGCCATTAGACAAGTTAACCCAGACGTCCCTGTATTTTCGCAAACTGCATACGGTTTAAATGACGAAATAGAAAAATGTAAAAACGCAGGATTCAATGAGTACATTCCGAAACCCATTGACCTGCAAACTATATCAAATACAATAAATAAATACTTAAAATTATGA
- a CDS encoding right-handed parallel beta-helix repeat-containing protein encodes MKQKGLLALLAITMVTFSCKKKGCTDSAADNYSEEARKDDGSCIYSTPPEVTSPKELDCFTFTQSGTTYELEDLGLDIDYIVTCKMHISCDLKIKPGVAIAFQTNAGLSVGEDGSLSAIATASNPILFTGVDEAPGAWAGIFINSEDVKNNLSECTIKYAAGDPFNSNGDEGGIILYAGSKATIENTTIMNCDGYGINANYSDGDFTFQNNTISGCTMPMFIAAEYGGAINGGTYTGNTTDVIYIKSYASAGTILTPQTWTNLNVPYRVKGGGEITSNTDWTIAPGTTIEFEPGITVKINDGKSIKAVGTATERITFKGSNSGQGTWKRIKFDGTNPLNEIGFADIIGGGEDPTNSKGTIYLWYDAKLNIHDVNFTDNAACGVYGKISSGTTANPNYTSSNLNFTNTPCTETFEM; translated from the coding sequence ATGAAACAAAAAGGATTATTGGCATTGTTAGCCATCACTATGGTAACATTCTCTTGTAAAAAGAAGGGCTGTACAGATTCAGCAGCTGATAACTACAGTGAAGAAGCAAGAAAGGACGATGGAAGTTGTATCTATTCTACGCCCCCAGAAGTTACGTCACCTAAAGAGTTAGATTGTTTTACTTTTACACAATCAGGTACAACATACGAATTAGAAGATTTAGGATTGGACATTGATTATATCGTTACTTGTAAAATGCATATTTCGTGTGACCTTAAAATAAAACCTGGGGTGGCTATTGCATTTCAAACAAATGCTGGGTTGAGCGTTGGTGAAGATGGTTCATTAAGCGCCATAGCAACTGCTAGCAATCCTATTTTATTTACAGGAGTAGATGAAGCTCCAGGGGCTTGGGCTGGGATTTTTATCAATTCTGAAGATGTAAAAAACAACCTATCGGAGTGTACAATTAAATATGCTGCTGGCGACCCTTTTAATAGCAATGGTGACGAGGGTGGTATTATTCTTTATGCCGGTTCTAAAGCAACAATTGAAAACACTACTATTATGAATTGTGATGGTTATGGAATCAATGCCAACTATTCTGATGGAGACTTCACTTTCCAAAACAATACCATTTCTGGCTGTACTATGCCGATGTTCATCGCTGCTGAATACGGAGGAGCCATCAATGGAGGAACCTACACAGGAAACACTACGGATGTCATTTACATCAAGAGTTATGCAAGTGCTGGAACTATTTTAACCCCTCAAACTTGGACTAACCTTAATGTACCGTATAGAGTCAAAGGTGGTGGAGAAATTACCAGCAATACAGACTGGACTATTGCCCCTGGAACAACTATAGAGTTTGAACCTGGAATAACAGTTAAAATCAATGACGGAAAAAGTATAAAAGCTGTGGGAACAGCTACTGAACGAATTACCTTTAAAGGATCAAACTCAGGCCAAGGAACATGGAAAAGAATCAAATTTGACGGAACAAATCCATTGAATGAAATTGGTTTTGCTGACATCATTGGAGGAGGAGAGGATCCTACAAACTCAAAAGGAACCATCTACCTTTGGTACGACGCAAAGCTCAACATTCATGATGTAAACTTTACCGATAATGCAGCTTGTGGAGTTTATGGAAAGATTTCTAGCGGAACCACTGCCAACCCTAACTACACTTCATCTAATCTTAACTTTACGAATACCCCTTGCACGGAAACATTTGAAATGTAA
- a CDS encoding response regulator — protein sequence MKKLLFVDDDHSTRILFQKAFRDQYDVLLAKSAKKALKILKKEEIPVIISDQVMPKQTGLELFELLAHRTPLSPSIKILITGCKDIDIAIHAINQGYVYKYIKKPFEIEELDEVLKHAYQLYSSRVKRKVLQQAIDQERETTHEQYARELHEDVAQNIAGVNFNLSLPQHHTPPEKPSKILQQTIQSIRNLSYVISPRLHEYGNLQSAIELLIAGKKRITINSSIQADLKLDKKLELHLYRLIQYFIKYYEAQNITNITFSLSLNKKLKTQLVFYSDQQSEYHSDFLETISIMIEPYYGQLIQRVINKQSSNCIIYGLY from the coding sequence ATGAAAAAATTACTCTTTGTTGACGATGATCACTCAACTCGAATTCTTTTTCAAAAAGCTTTTAGAGACCAATACGATGTACTCCTTGCAAAATCGGCAAAAAAGGCATTGAAGATTCTCAAGAAAGAAGAAATACCTGTTATTATTTCGGATCAAGTAATGCCCAAACAAACTGGACTAGAATTATTTGAGTTATTAGCACATCGCACCCCATTGTCTCCATCGATAAAAATTTTAATCACAGGATGTAAGGACATCGACATCGCCATTCACGCTATTAATCAAGGATACGTTTATAAGTACATCAAAAAACCTTTTGAAATTGAAGAGTTAGACGAAGTACTGAAACATGCGTATCAACTCTATTCCTCTAGGGTAAAAAGAAAGGTTTTACAACAAGCTATTGATCAAGAGCGTGAAACAACTCATGAACAATATGCTCGTGAACTACATGAAGATGTTGCACAAAATATTGCGGGGGTGAATTTTAATTTAAGCCTACCTCAACACCATACACCTCCAGAAAAACCAAGTAAAATCCTTCAGCAAACCATCCAATCGATCAGAAATTTAAGTTATGTTATTTCTCCTCGTTTACATGAATATGGCAACCTACAATCTGCAATTGAATTATTGATAGCAGGAAAAAAAAGGATAACGATAAACTCAAGTATTCAAGCAGATTTAAAATTAGACAAAAAACTAGAACTACATCTATATAGGTTAATACAATACTTCATTAAATACTATGAGGCCCAAAACATCACAAACATCACTTTCTCTTTATCATTAAACAAGAAGCTAAAGACACAATTAGTGTTTTATAGCGATCAACAATCAGAATATCATAGTGATTTTTTAGAAACTATAAGCATAATGATTGAGCCTTATTACGGTCAATTAATTCAACGGGTTATTAATAAACAATCTTCCAACTGCATCATTTACGGGCTCTATTAA
- a CDS encoding response regulator transcription factor, with amino-acid sequence MSKLFIVDDHQMMIDGIVSFLKQEPHIEIVGVANSYEEALRKIVNGNLSVDIVLTDLNLQGKTGVDLISMLKSHFSTIKYIVFTMYFERSLIKELMSLKVEGFVEKNAPQETLKQAINDVSNGNTHYPNNLMERIKNYTTTYNESSIKDAFASRYKLSKRELEIALLVIDGMNTEQIAQQLQLSPATISTHRKNLNNKTNTSTPLELYKLLQ; translated from the coding sequence ATGAGTAAGTTATTTATTGTTGATGATCACCAAATGATGATTGACGGCATTGTTTCTTTTTTAAAACAAGAACCTCATATTGAAATTGTGGGGGTTGCAAACAGTTATGAAGAGGCACTACGTAAAATTGTTAACGGCAATTTATCGGTAGACATTGTTCTAACCGACTTAAATCTTCAAGGGAAAACAGGTGTTGATTTAATTAGCATGTTAAAATCACATTTCTCCACAATCAAATACATTGTCTTTACCATGTATTTTGAGCGTTCACTCATTAAAGAATTAATGAGCTTAAAAGTAGAAGGTTTTGTTGAAAAAAACGCTCCTCAAGAGACTTTAAAACAAGCCATTAATGACGTTTCTAATGGAAACACTCACTACCCTAACAACCTCATGGAACGTATCAAGAACTACACTACAACTTACAATGAAAGTTCTATTAAAGATGCTTTCGCTAGTCGATACAAACTTTCCAAACGAGAGTTAGAAATTGCTTTACTGGTTATAGACGGAATGAATACAGAGCAAATTGCCCAACAACTACAATTAAGTCCAGCAACGATCTCTACACATAGAAAAAACTTAAACAACAAGACCAACACTTCTACTCCACTAGAACTCTATAAACTACTGCAATAA
- a CDS encoding single-stranded DNA-binding protein, whose translation MTNLRNNVQLIGSLGTQPKVKELPNGIKVARLTLATYEYYKNKEGKIIQETQWHSLVAWNHQATIVERYLEKGKEVCVYGKLHNKSYQDKGGVVRYITEVVVTDILLLYRHKQ comes from the coding sequence ATGACTAATCTAAGAAACAATGTACAGTTAATAGGTAGTTTAGGAACACAGCCTAAAGTAAAAGAATTACCCAATGGAATTAAGGTGGCTCGCCTTACTTTAGCAACCTATGAATACTATAAAAATAAAGAGGGAAAAATTATTCAAGAAACCCAGTGGCATAGTCTAGTTGCATGGAATCATCAAGCAACAATAGTCGAAAGATACCTGGAAAAAGGAAAAGAAGTTTGCGTTTATGGAAAATTACATAACAAAAGTTATCAAGATAAAGGAGGGGTGGTACGATATATTACTGAGGTTGTAGTGACAGATATATTGCTTCTATATAGACATAAACAGTAG
- a CDS encoding Crp/Fnr family transcriptional regulator, with protein sequence MKELRTLLDELIDLNNEEWDAFNRAINEERFQSKTTIIKEGSIANKIYFIQSGLLRTYYLEEGKEVTTYFSCGGQFIGTFTSFISQQPSAEILETIAESVTYSLTYTALNLLYKKHPKFERLGRIWAEKNYLCTIERTTLMQTKTGKQKYLDFIKNYDKRIVLNAPQHQIASFLGITPESLSRIRKEIAIS encoded by the coding sequence ATGAAAGAATTGAGAACATTACTAGATGAATTAATTGACTTAAATAATGAAGAGTGGGATGCTTTTAATCGAGCAATTAATGAAGAACGTTTTCAATCTAAAACCACTATTATCAAAGAGGGCAGTATCGCTAATAAAATTTACTTTATTCAATCAGGCTTATTGAGGACCTATTATCTAGAAGAAGGAAAAGAGGTGACAACTTATTTTTCTTGTGGGGGACAATTTATAGGAACATTTACAAGTTTTATTTCTCAACAACCATCAGCAGAAATTTTAGAAACCATAGCGGAAAGCGTTACTTACTCTTTAACATATACGGCATTGAATCTGCTCTATAAAAAACACCCAAAGTTTGAACGTTTAGGAAGAATATGGGCTGAAAAAAATTATTTATGTACGATAGAACGTACTACTCTCATGCAAACAAAAACAGGTAAGCAAAAGTATTTAGATTTCATCAAAAATTACGACAAGAGAATTGTATTAAATGCTCCTCAACATCAAATTGCCAGCTTCTTGGGAATAACTCCTGAGTCATTAAGTCGAATTAGAAAAGAAATAGCTATTTCTTAA